The nucleotide sequence TTGACCGAACTTTATGATGAAAGGCTGACAAATCCAAAGGATCTTCTCAGGTCTCAATTGAATTACGCAAATCAAGAAGTGCGGCCGCAAATTGCTTCTGCATTCGTGGAAACTGGAATGACCCGGCCGTTAGAATCGCGAGTCCTTTCGGATAAGCTTCTCAATCTCGCTTTGCCTCCTGCAATAATCCCATCATTCTTATGGATCGATGATGCCCAAACGGAATCCATCGTTCAGTCTTTGGATCGACTGGTGACGGAAAAGCAGGAGGAAGCTTTTGAAAAGCGGATTTCGCAATTTTCTTCCGCAATTCTTCTTTCGTGTGTTCGATCAAAGGAACACAGTGAATTGTGGATCGAAAAAACAAGAGTCTGGGCCCACGCTCAACCGATGTGGTCCCGCGCCAGAACTTTTTTTATCGAAGTGCTGAAGGCATCCGGACAAAATCGTGTGGCGGCCTCCGAACTATGGAAGTGTGTTACAGAAACGAATCTCCTCAAACCCGAGTGGGCCATTCTGAAGTCACTGCAGTTGCAGGAGCCAGGTTTAACGTCCGGATTGATGCAGTATTACAGGCAGAAAAATCCGGAAAACCTGTTCGTCCAGATTTACTATCAGGACAACTACGCGCGGTGAGGAGAGTAGTGGCAGAGCATTTGCCTGCTGTATGTGAACGGTATCGAAATCTCGAAAAGTCTAAACCCTCACGGCCTCAGCTTATTGTAAGCAAATGCTCTGCTTGCCCTCACCCTGCAGAGCATTTTGACATCCAAAAGAAGTTATAAGAAAGGTCCAGAGTGTATTCAATGAAGAAGTTCATGCCTGATGCACGGAAAATGCTCTGCCACTACGTTCGCAGCCGCAAAATCAGTTTTTCGTACTGAACGGCTGACAGATTTTCGGCGCGCACATCTTGTGAGAGCTGAAGTTCGTCAAAGGTTCGGTCCAGTGACGGAGCAGGGATAGGAAGAGCGCGTAGAAGATTGTTCCGGAGCTTTTTGCGGCGCTGCGAAAAAGCTTTTTCCAGAAAGGATGCGAATTCTTCAAACTGAATCGCTGGCTCGGTCCGGAACTCAAAACGCAGAACTCGAGATTCGATTTCAGGTTTGGGAACGAAACAATTCTTGTTGATCTTAAATCCCTTCCGGATGTTGCAATAATATTGCGTGATTACACTCAGGTAACCGTAATCCGGATCCGATGGTGGCGCCGTTATCCGGTGAGCCACCTCTTCCTGAAACATCAAGGTCATATCTTGAATACACTTTCGTTGCAGAATCAGAGAAGTCAAAATATTCGACGAAATGTAATAGGGGAGGTTTCCTGTGACGCGGATTTTTCCATCCGCGCGAATCTCGCACAAATCCACTTTTCGAATATCAGAATGTAAAAGTGTGATGTCTGGAATGTTTTGCAGGTAGGGAAGGAGATCGGCATCCAATTCCACAGCGATCAAGCGAGCTACGTGCGGCGTCAGAAGCGCGGTTAAAGCTCCGGTCCCTGCGCCGATTTCAACAAAGAAATCTCCAGCCGTCGGATGAATAAAATCAATAATCTTGCGGAGAATGTTTTGATCGCACAGAAAATTCTGGCCGAGCCGGCGTTTGGGCGCCGGTGGGATCGGAGTTTTCACGGCTGTAAGGAGGGGGAACCTTCGGAGTTTTCACTCCTCCTCTTCATCCGTATCTTCTTCATCCGTTTCATCCTCATCCTTTTCTTCATCTTCGTCTTCCGGAACCTCTTCTTCGATTTGGGGCGGAATTGCTGGAGGCACAGGTATCGTAGTATAGGGCCGGTAAGCGCCCGGTTGCTGTTGCGTGTCGATTCCAAGCCAGAGCATTTCTTCGTCTTCGGGAGTCACCTCAATCGCGCGGAGAATATGAGGACTTAACGCAATAATTACATCGGTCTCTCTAATCTCTTTTTCGTTTGAAGCAAACAGGCGGCCGAGGATCGGAATCTTGCTGATCAACGGCAGCCCTTTCATGACGTCTCTTTCTTCATCGCGAATCAGACCCGCAATGATGTTCGTTTCGCCTTCCTTCAAACGAATCGTTTTTTCAACGCGGCTTGTGCTGAATTGAGGGAGATTGCCGAATCCTGTTCCAGATATGGAGCTGCTTTCAACGATCAGTTCCAGCGTAACTTCTTCGTCGCGATGGACCCGTGGAGTGAGATCGATGTTGATTCCCACGTCTCTGTAGACAAAAGATGTGATGGGTTGTTGATTCACGCCTCCGGTTGCTATGGGCGCGAATGTGGTTTGAGGCACGGGAACCTGCGTACCAAATCGAACACGTCCTGTCTCGCCAACGACAGTCCGCAATGGCAGGCTGGCAAGTAGTTTTGAGTTACTGTCCTGGCGCAAAAGCCGGAAGGTTGCCTGAGGGAAATTCGATATAAAAAAGTTCGACCGTGACACGATCGGACCAGGATCGATAGCAAGCTCGGGAGGCTTGGTAAAGATCGAGGTTTGTACTCCATCACCACCGGGGGAATGAATCTGTAAACCAAATTGTTGAAGCCGGCTGCGGTTTACTTCCAGAATTTCAACGTCGACCACAACTTCAGGCTTTGCTTTGTCCAGCTGATTCACCAGCCTGACTCCGGCAAGAACTTTCGTGATTTTGTCCTTAATCGTCACCGTATTGAGTCGCGCGTTTGTAGCAATCATCTGGATGCCTAAAACATTTCGTAGCACCCTCGCAATTTCTTCGACATCCGCGCTGGAAAGGTAGAAAGTTCTGCTTACGGTTTCTTCATATTCGGCTCGCTTTTGCGGATTATCCGGCGAAACCATGATTGTGTTTTTGCCGATGACTTTGTAGAAGTTGTGAGTCGTGGTGAGGACAGTATCCAGAGCCTGGAGAAAAGTGGTATTGCTAAAATCGAAGCTTACGGGCAGGTCACGAAAATCCTTATCAAAAAGTACGTTGACGTCTCCAACTTTTCCGAGTGTTTGGAGAACTTCCCGCAAGGAAGAATCCTTAAAACGCAATTGAATGGGAGCATTGCTTCGAGGCTCGAATTGTGGTTTCAGCGCTACGGAGGGCAGTTCTGAAAGGGGTCGTTCTGCCGGAACTATTTCTGCCGCGGTCTGCTCCGGATGCTGAATCATGTGCTGAACCTTCGCGAGCTGTTCCGCTGCCGGTTTATTTTCAGGATCCAGCGCGATCGCGACTTCCAGCTCGGCCGCCGCCTTCTCGAGATCCTTGTTCTCGATCTGCCGCTTCGCCGATTCATAATGCTGCCGCGAAGCAAACACTTTAGCCATATTAAACTTTAGCTTGAGCTCGGCATTGTGCGGATCCTTTTTCAGGGCCTGTTCATATTCTGAGACTGCAATATCCCAGTCCTTGTTTTTCAAGGCTCGTTCTGCGCTCCGGAATGCCTGGTTACTGGCACAGCCGGTAATGATGGTCACGAGTAGTGCTGCGAGAACTAATTTCCATGTTTGCATAGGACAACCATTCTATCAGAAGTGAAAAGGATCAAACGCTTAAGGCTGGGGTGATATACAGACTATCGATCAATTCTCTGTATTTCCTTTCAACAACATTTCTTTTGATTTTAAGGCTCGGCGTTAATTCGCCGGATTCAATTGTAAATTCTTTTTGTAATAAGACGATCCGCTTAATTTTCTCGAAAGGCGCCAAATCCTGACTCAATCGTTCGATGTCCCGCTGAACTTCTTCAATCACCAGGGGATGATCATAAATGTCCTGTTCTGCGATCTGATGTTCTGCGGCAAACTTCCGGAGATTCTCCATGTTCGGGACAACCAGCGCCGATGGAAACTTGCGTTTATCTCCAACAACAATAATTTGCAAAATGTACCGGGAAGTCTTTACAGTGTTCTCAACGAACTGAGGTGCAATGTTCTTTCCCGCGGATGTGATGATCAAATCCTTTTTCCGGTCTGTAATCTTAAGATAACCATCGGCATCGATTTCACCTATGTCGCCGGTGCGAAACCAGCCATCGGGTGTGATCGCTTGTGCCGTATCCTCCGGTTTTTTGTAATAGCCTTTCATGATATGAGGACCACGAGAAAGGATTTCTCCATCTTCCGCGATTTTCACTTCGACGCCAGGGATCGGCTGTCCCACAGTGCCGAACTTGAATGCGCCAGGTCTATTGAAGGAAATGATCGGACTGGTTTCCGTCAATCCATATCCTTCCAGAATTGTAAGTCCGATTCCGTAGAAAAAATGCGCAAGCTGCTTTGGCAGTGCAGCGCCTCCGCATCCAAGGATACGTAGCCTGCCGCCAAGCCGTCCTCGAATCTTTTTGAGGACGAGTTCATCAGCCATCACATACTTGGACGACAGAATGAAGGAGGGAGCCTTATCATTTAATCTTGTTTCTGCATATTCGGCCGCGATTTTGAACGCCCAGATAGCCAGCTTTTTCTTGAACCCTTTCTCCCGCGAAACGTTTTCCATGACCCTTCCGTAGAATTTTTCGAAAACTCGCGGGACAGCAGTCAGAACCGTTGGCTGCACTTCTTGCAAATTTTGCGGTAATGCTTCCAGACTTTCGGCATAGGCGATCGTGCATCCAAAGTAGAGAAGAGCATAATAACCAACCATTCTTTCCAGAATATGACTCAAAGGCAAAAAAGAAATAGACCGGTCCTCTCGCACAAATTGAAAGCCCGAATGGTTGAGCGCCTCAATGTTGCTGACGACATTCCGGTGTGTAAGCATTACTCCTTTCGGCTCCCCTGTTGTGCCGGATGTGTAAATGATGCTGAAAACATCATCCGGTTTGATGCCGGCAAACCTTCTTTGAACCACTTCGGGTTCCTTTTTCAAATTCACACCGCCGGCTCGAATCATTTCTTTCAACGGGATAAGATCATCGGCCACGCCGTCAGTATGATCGAAAATGATGATGTTCCGAATCTTCGGAATAGCGCCGCGGATTTCAAGAATTTTGCTGAGTTGCACTGTGTTGGAAACAAACAAACAGACCATTTCCGAATCATTGACAATGTATTCAATTTGTTTTGCCGGCAATGTGGCATAAATCGGAACGGTCACTGCGCCTGCCGCTAGAATAGCCAGATCTGCAAATGCCCATTCAGGCCTGTTTTCCGAAAGTAACCCGATGTTTTCTTTTGGCTGGACCCCGAGCTCGATCAGAGCAGCAGCGATCGACTCGACCGAATCCCGAACCTCCGTTGCAGAGATGGGGGCATAGGCTCCGTCCCTTTTCACCATGAGGCAGTCGGGTTTGTTAAAGTGCGGTACGGATTTGAATGCGAGTTGGGCTAGATTCTCAATCCTTTCCATTATTTATTTCACCGCAGAGAACGCGGAGAACGCTGAGAGAAAAAAAGATCTTATTCCTTTCTCTGCGGTCTCTGCGTCCTCTGCGGTGAAATTACCTTCCTTTTTGCAAATCGCGCAACATTTTTTCCGCTACGATTTTATTCTGTTTGGTTTCAGGAATCCATTGAGGATCCGGCTCCTGGACGAGGACTTGCCGCAGAAGCTGCTTGGCAAAACCATTCTTTCCCTCATCGATATAAATCTCCGCAAGAAAAATCCTGGATTGGGTGTCTTGCGGGCAAAGTTGCAAAGATTTCTTTAAAAACTCAATTGCTTTGGTCTTGCTACCTCCCTTAAAAAAGGGCAGGCGAGCATGCAATTTTCCCAACACTCGTTGTGGCCCGCCGCATTCGCAATTTTCGCTGATTTCCATCGCCTTTTGGATCTCGGTTTTTACATCATCCACCATCCCGAGGGCTCTAAAAACGCTGCTGGATTCCGCAAGAACGGCGAGATTGATTCCCAGCCAAAAATGGCCCTCGCAGCGGTCCGGTGCGTTCTGGATGGCTTTCCGTCCGGCTTCGATCCCTTTTTCGAAGAAAGGCAGTTTCTCGCCTGATGAATAGTTGCCTTGATACCAGTATGCCTTTGCCAGTTTCCATGCGCCTTCGTAGTTTTCAGGATCGATCTCGAGCACTCGCCGGTAGGTTTCAATCGCTTTAGGAAGCTCGCTTTCTTGCTCTCTCAAATGGTAATGTGCCTCGGCATCCCGCATTAAAGATTCTACATCTTCTGCTGCGCAAGGCTCTCCCACCAGCAAGACGAGACAGAAAATCGATAACATAGGG is from bacterium and encodes:
- the rsmA gene encoding 16S rRNA (adenine(1518)-N(6)/adenine(1519)-N(6))-dimethyltransferase RsmA codes for the protein MKTPIPPAPKRRLGQNFLCDQNILRKIIDFIHPTAGDFFVEIGAGTGALTALLTPHVARLIAVELDADLLPYLQNIPDITLLHSDIRKVDLCEIRADGKIRVTGNLPYYISSNILTSLILQRKCIQDMTLMFQEEVAHRITAPPSDPDYGYLSVITQYYCNIRKGFKINKNCFVPKPEIESRVLRFEFRTEPAIQFEEFASFLEKAFSQRRKKLRNNLLRALPIPAPSLDRTFDELQLSQDVRAENLSAVQYEKLILRLRT
- a CDS encoding long-chain fatty acid--CoA ligase; the protein is MVKRDGAYAPISATEVRDSVESIAAALIELGVQPKENIGLLSENRPEWAFADLAILAAGAVTVPIYATLPAKQIEYIVNDSEMVCLFVSNTVQLSKILEIRGAIPKIRNIIIFDHTDGVADDLIPLKEMIRAGGVNLKKEPEVVQRRFAGIKPDDVFSIIYTSGTTGEPKGVMLTHRNVVSNIEALNHSGFQFVREDRSISFLPLSHILERMVGYYALLYFGCTIAYAESLEALPQNLQEVQPTVLTAVPRVFEKFYGRVMENVSREKGFKKKLAIWAFKIAAEYAETRLNDKAPSFILSSKYVMADELVLKKIRGRLGGRLRILGCGGAALPKQLAHFFYGIGLTILEGYGLTETSPIISFNRPGAFKFGTVGQPIPGVEVKIAEDGEILSRGPHIMKGYYKKPEDTAQAITPDGWFRTGDIGEIDADGYLKITDRKKDLIITSAGKNIAPQFVENTVKTSRYILQIIVVGDKRKFPSALVVPNMENLRKFAAEHQIAEQDIYDHPLVIEEVQRDIERLSQDLAPFEKIKRIVLLQKEFTIESGELTPSLKIKRNVVERKYRELIDSLYITPALSV
- a CDS encoding tetratricopeptide repeat protein → MLSIFCLVLLVGEPCAAEDVESLMRDAEAHYHLREQESELPKAIETYRRVLEIDPENYEGAWKLAKAYWYQGNYSSGEKLPFFEKGIEAGRKAIQNAPDRCEGHFWLGINLAVLAESSSVFRALGMVDDVKTEIQKAMEISENCECGGPQRVLGKLHARLPFFKGGSKTKAIEFLKKSLQLCPQDTQSRIFLAEIYIDEGKNGFAKQLLRQVLVQEPDPQWIPETKQNKIVAEKMLRDLQKGR